CTGTTTGGCAAAATGGGTTCGATCCACACCCGCATGAGCGGACACACCTTCCACGGAGATGCCGCCTGCAAAATGAATGTCCATGTATTCCTTGCCTTTCTGGAGCCAAGGTGTGGCTGAATCCGGTTGCAATCCTTTGGTTGCAGGGGACCGGGCAATTCGGTCGAAGAGGTTTAGAAATCGGGTGAGTCGTCCCAGATCACTCGCTCCGTCCTGCGGTTTGCGAACATCCTCCATGAACGAGCGCATGGCACTTGCAGTCTCCGGCGTCAGTACACCTGAACGATACGGTGAGTCGGGTGTAAGTCCAATTCGGGAAAGCAGTTCGGCTGCATGTGCACCATCAAAAGCAATAAATATTTTCTGCAACGTGTTCTCTGGATCAGTCCAGTACTCATGGGGAACATGTGGAAACAGACAGAATGCATCCCTGGCTCGAAGGGCATGACGCTGTCCGTTTTGTATGAATGTACCTTCCCCCTCCAGCACAAATAGCAAATAATAATAAGGTGTAGTGCGCGGGCCAATATGATAGTTGGTCTTGGCTATATTACGGCCGATGCGAATCGGCCAGGCGCCACCAGCTTTCTCGAATTCAGATGGAGTGAAGAAAATAAGTTCCAAAAACTCATGGTGGTCCTCCTTCATGCTCTCGGTCATCAGGAACACCTCTTTATTATATAAGTATCGTTTGTACATTCTAAAATTTTCGCTTATAACCTATTATACAGGTGGGTTTTATATATATTCAAGATCACGAAGACCTAAATCTGAGAAAAGACCACAAAATGACAAAATAAAATTGCCGCGAAATGACATTGCTCACAGACAAATCAATTGTTATGATGTCGATACCTATTAAACCAAGTTAATTAATCGGTATTTGGAGCTTTCATACGAATAAAATGATCAGAAATTAGGCGCACTTTAAAAATAAGTTTCAAGAGATGCCAACGTAGTGGAGGGGACGAAATCGATTCTGAAGAAGCGAAGCGGTCGCCTTTATCCTAGAATTTTTACCTTTAAAAAAGGAGAATCAAAAAAATTCAAGGATAACAGTGATCGGAAGAACGATTCGTACCCGGAACGTCAAGGAGGCGTAACAGTAACTTTTTTTAACATGAGACTTTATTTATTCATAGAAGGGATTGACTTTTGTGAGCGAACAGGAAGATATGAAGTTTGGATGGTTTTTGCCTACAGCAGGGGATGGCAAGTATGTGGGGGTTGCCCCGGAGCGGGAGCCGAGTCTGGATTATCTGATCGATGTGGCACAGACGGCGGAGAAGGCAGGATTCGAATTTGTACTGATTCCGACTGGGGGAGCCTGTCTGGACGCATGGGTGGTCGGCTCAGCTGTGATGAGTCACACGAAGGCATTGCGTCCCCTTGTCGCCATTCGCCCGGGATTGGTTACACCCGTACTCGCTGCACGCATGGGAGCCGCACTGGATCAGCTATCGGGTGGTCGCGCCATGATCAATGTGGTGACAGGCAGTTCTGTTCGCGATCTGGAGGAACTCGGCGATCCGCTGGCACATGCGCATGATGAACGATATGTGCGGGCGAGCGAATATATGGAAGTCATGAAGCGTTCATGGACCCAATCGACGGGACTGAATCTGACGGAGTTTGCTGGAAGTGGTTCAAAATCTGGCGCAGATGCACCCAGCGATCCCAATCCTGAATTCAACGGCCAGTATTACAATTTCAAAGGACCGGTAGGCATGCCGGAGACGGTGCAAAATCCGCATCCACCATTTTATCTGGGAGGAAGTTCTCCAATTGCCAAGAAGGTCGCTGTTGAACATGCGGATACGTTCCTGATGTGGGGCGAGCCTCATGACTGGATTCAGGAGCAGATCGAAGAGATTGAGGTCATTCGTCAGCAGGTGAAAGAGGAAACGGGACAAGATCGTCAACTCCGTTACGGCATGCGTGCTCAGGTACTCATT
The nucleotide sequence above comes from Paenibacillus sp. W2I17. Encoded proteins:
- a CDS encoding AraC family transcriptional regulator, with the translated sequence MTESMKEDHHEFLELIFFTPSEFEKAGGAWPIRIGRNIAKTNYHIGPRTTPYYYLLFVLEGEGTFIQNGQRHALRARDAFCLFPHVPHEYWTDPENTLQKIFIAFDGAHAAELLSRIGLTPDSPYRSGVLTPETASAMRSFMEDVRKPQDGASDLGRLTRFLNLFDRIARSPATKGLQPDSATPWLQKGKEYMDIHFAGGISVEGVSAHAGVDRTHFAKQFRKAYGLSPVQYIQQLKMNQAKRLLVQTPLSLTEVAHSVGYPDLFSFSKAFKKQVGLPPNRYRTAESTKE
- a CDS encoding LLM class flavin-dependent oxidoreductase yields the protein MKFGWFLPTAGDGKYVGVAPEREPSLDYLIDVAQTAEKAGFEFVLIPTGGACLDAWVVGSAVMSHTKALRPLVAIRPGLVTPVLAARMGAALDQLSGGRAMINVVTGSSVRDLEELGDPLAHAHDERYVRASEYMEVMKRSWTQSTGLNLTEFAGSGSKSGADAPSDPNPEFNGQYYNFKGPVGMPETVQNPHPPFYLGGSSPIAKKVAVEHADTFLMWGEPHDWIQEQIEEIEVIRQQVKEETGQDRQLRYGMRAQVLIRDTEEEAWAAAWEIISKVPPEAIEKAKAAFAETDATNQRRQNELRELSEKQQFVVGPNLWTGLSVVRSGGAILIVGTAEQVAERLMEYGDLGVTTFILSGYPHLEEAEIFGRTVMPIIREKWKTRQKQHSVTTN